In Amycolatopsis methanolica 239, a single genomic region encodes these proteins:
- a CDS encoding MFS transporter — protein sequence MRKLAFASIASTVLEWFDFLVYSTAAALVFGPLFFPTLGGVQGTLASFATLAVGFVARPLGGVLAGHVGDRYGRKVPLVGSMLLMGVATFVVGLLPTYDTAGMWAPVLLVVARIVQGLGVGAQWGGAAMLLVEHAPVAKRGFYGSLVNTGTILGAVLGNGFFLVLTALVPAGSFEAWGWRIPFLSGLLLVVVGIYVQLKIEESPVFTELRYASSAAAQRAGVRKAPVGQAIRLYWRQILQAIAAFFVVNGTFYIFISGILDYGTKTLGLDRTPMLLVVMLAGLTQVVTIPVFGALSDRLGRKRIYLAGAAAMAVAGFPMFWLIDTGSLLWLGVALVIGFTIHASMFGCQTAMYAEMFPADVRLSGASLGFQVASVLAGGLAPMITTALVAASGGSWAVSLYIIAMAVVTFAGVSTIRERFQRDLYAVSSERADGAA from the coding sequence ATGCGGAAGCTGGCCTTCGCCTCCATCGCGTCGACCGTGCTCGAGTGGTTCGACTTCCTGGTGTATTCGACGGCGGCGGCGTTGGTGTTCGGTCCGTTGTTCTTCCCCACGCTGGGCGGCGTGCAGGGCACGCTCGCGTCGTTCGCGACGCTGGCGGTGGGATTCGTCGCGCGGCCGCTCGGCGGGGTGCTCGCCGGGCACGTGGGGGACCGTTACGGACGGAAGGTCCCGCTGGTCGGCTCGATGCTGTTGATGGGTGTGGCGACGTTCGTGGTGGGATTGCTGCCGACCTACGACACCGCCGGGATGTGGGCGCCGGTCCTGCTCGTGGTCGCGCGGATCGTGCAGGGGCTGGGTGTCGGTGCGCAGTGGGGTGGTGCGGCGATGCTGCTGGTGGAGCACGCCCCGGTGGCGAAGCGCGGCTTCTACGGCTCGCTGGTCAACACCGGCACGATCCTCGGCGCGGTCCTCGGCAACGGGTTCTTCCTGGTGCTCACCGCGCTGGTGCCGGCGGGTTCGTTCGAGGCGTGGGGCTGGCGGATCCCGTTCCTGTCCGGGCTGCTGCTGGTGGTCGTCGGGATCTACGTCCAGCTCAAGATCGAGGAGAGTCCGGTGTTCACCGAGCTCCGTTACGCCTCCTCGGCGGCCGCGCAGCGGGCCGGGGTGCGCAAGGCCCCGGTCGGGCAGGCGATCCGCCTTTACTGGCGGCAGATCCTGCAGGCGATCGCGGCGTTCTTCGTGGTCAACGGAACCTTCTACATCTTCATCTCCGGGATTCTCGACTACGGGACGAAGACACTCGGGCTGGACCGCACGCCGATGCTGCTCGTGGTGATGCTCGCGGGGCTGACGCAGGTGGTGACCATCCCGGTGTTCGGCGCGTTGTCCGACCGGCTCGGGCGCAAGCGGATCTACCTCGCGGGTGCGGCGGCCATGGCGGTCGCGGGGTTCCCGATGTTCTGGCTGATCGACACCGGCAGCCTGCTGTGGCTGGGGGTCGCGCTGGTCATCGGGTTCACGATTCACGCGTCGATGTTCGGGTGCCAGACCGCGATGTACGCCGAGATGTTCCCGGCCGATGTCCGGCTCTCCGGAGCGTCACTGGGTTTCCAGGTGGCGTCCGTGCTGGCAGGCGGACTGGCGCCGATGATCACCACGGCCCTGGTCGCCGCCTCCGGCGGATCGTGGGCGGTGTCGCTGTACATCATCGCGATGGCCGTGGTGACCTTCGCCGGGGTGAGCACCATCAGGGAACGGTTCCAGCGCGACCTGTACGCGGTTTCGTCCGAGCGGGCGGACGGTGCGGCGTGA
- a CDS encoding ATP-dependent 6-phosphofructokinase — protein sequence MTLHLDDLRVRLLGECRYDSPFAEVLSTKRTSPHYVAEGDRVLLEDTVAMLAEHSLPSVQAPSFEAAGPRRKIYFDPARVTAGIVTCGGLCPGLNNVIRGLVQELSVHYRVKRIVGFRNGLQGLTAAHRDDTVELTPEVVRDIHNLGGTILGSSRGGQDADEMVETLALHGVDVMFVIGGDGGMRAATFLSGAIRARGLDIAVIGVPKTIDNDLPFTDQSFGFQSAFARATDFISAVSVEAAASPNGVGIVKLMGRHSGFIAAYAALAANSADVVLIPEVPFALDGDDGLLAHVERLVRAKGFAVVVVAEGAGQDLFDAHGLPQLNGRGTDASGNVKLGNIGELLRTSIEAHLTAAGLAPTMRYIDPSYAIRSIPANAYDSVYCLRLAHAAVHAAMAGRTEAAVARWRRRFVHVPFSLMTRRRNQVDPDGDLWMSVLETTCQPAEFGAVAARERISSGFC from the coding sequence GTGACGCTGCACCTGGACGACCTCCGCGTTCGCCTGCTCGGCGAATGCCGTTACGATTCGCCGTTCGCCGAGGTGCTGTCGACGAAGCGAACCTCGCCGCACTACGTCGCGGAAGGCGACCGCGTCCTGCTCGAGGACACCGTGGCGATGCTCGCCGAGCACAGCCTGCCCTCGGTGCAGGCGCCGAGTTTCGAGGCTGCTGGGCCGCGGCGGAAGATCTACTTCGACCCGGCACGCGTGACGGCGGGCATCGTCACCTGCGGCGGGCTGTGCCCCGGCCTCAACAACGTCATCCGCGGACTGGTGCAGGAGCTGTCGGTGCACTACCGGGTCAAGCGGATCGTCGGGTTCCGCAACGGCCTGCAGGGGCTGACGGCCGCGCACCGCGACGACACCGTCGAACTGACCCCGGAGGTGGTGCGCGACATCCACAACCTCGGCGGCACCATCCTGGGCAGCTCCCGCGGCGGCCAGGATGCGGACGAGATGGTGGAGACCCTCGCGCTGCACGGCGTCGACGTCATGTTCGTCATCGGCGGCGACGGCGGGATGCGCGCGGCCACGTTCCTCAGCGGCGCGATCCGGGCGCGCGGTCTGGACATCGCGGTGATCGGTGTGCCGAAGACGATCGACAACGACCTGCCCTTCACCGATCAGTCGTTCGGGTTCCAGAGCGCGTTCGCGCGGGCCACCGACTTCATCTCCGCGGTGTCGGTGGAAGCCGCGGCGAGCCCGAACGGCGTGGGGATCGTGAAGCTGATGGGGCGGCACTCCGGTTTCATCGCCGCCTACGCCGCACTGGCGGCGAACTCCGCTGACGTCGTGCTGATCCCCGAGGTGCCGTTCGCGCTCGACGGCGACGACGGCCTGCTGGCCCACGTCGAACGCCTGGTGCGTGCCAAGGGTTTCGCGGTGGTCGTGGTGGCCGAGGGCGCCGGGCAGGATCTGTTCGACGCGCACGGTCTTCCGCAGCTCAACGGGCGCGGCACCGACGCCTCGGGCAACGTCAAGCTCGGCAACATCGGGGAACTGCTGCGGACGAGCATCGAGGCGCACCTGACGGCTGCGGGTCTGGCCCCCACGATGCGGTACATCGACCCCAGCTATGCGATCCGCAGCATCCCGGCGAACGCCTACGACAGCGTTTACTGCCTGCGGCTGGCGCACGCCGCGGTGCACGCGGCGATGGCAGGCCGCACCGAGGCGGCGGTGGCGCGCTGGCGGCGGCGGTTCGTGCACGTCCCCTTCTCCCTGATGACGCGCCGGCGCAACCAGGTCGACCCGGACGGGGACCTGTGGATGTCGGTGCTCGAAACCACCTGCCAGCCCGCGGAGTTCGGCGCGGTCGCCGCGCGGGAGAGGATTTCCAGCGGGTTCTGCTGA
- a CDS encoding IclR family transcriptional regulator domain-containing protein translates to MRQAERTGESATLAVMDGNEVVYIARVPVRRVLSVTVSHGTRVPVHATMREEVVPVLHETVKAISGELGHERG, encoded by the coding sequence ATGCGACAGGCCGAGCGGACCGGGGAGTCGGCCACCCTCGCGGTGATGGACGGCAACGAAGTCGTCTACATCGCGCGGGTGCCGGTACGCCGGGTGTTGAGCGTGACCGTGTCCCACGGCACGCGCGTCCCCGTGCACGCGACGATGCGCGAGGAGGTGGTCCCCGTGCTGCACGAGACCGTGAAGGCGATCAGCGGCGAGCTGGGGCACGAACGCGGGTGA
- a CDS encoding nuclear transport factor 2 family protein: MGDLEARIRRLEDVQEIGQLRARYCQYLDDGHWDELAGLFTEEGRFVGLSTASGRSELRTFFAGLQGGPLTAWWHFSANETVTVDGDTASGETWLYQPCVVDGEAQVAAGRYTDSLVRQDGKWLFTERKVTFFWWVPLTAGWDAGRIGWAPADGALDPRYRG; encoded by the coding sequence ATGGGTGACCTGGAGGCCAGGATCCGGCGGCTCGAAGACGTCCAGGAGATCGGCCAGCTGCGTGCGCGGTACTGCCAGTACCTGGACGACGGGCACTGGGACGAGCTCGCCGGCCTGTTCACCGAGGAGGGCCGGTTCGTCGGCCTGTCCACCGCCAGCGGGCGCAGTGAACTGCGGACGTTCTTCGCCGGCCTGCAGGGCGGTCCGCTCACCGCGTGGTGGCACTTCAGCGCCAACGAGACGGTGACGGTCGACGGCGACACCGCCTCCGGGGAAACCTGGCTCTACCAGCCCTGCGTGGTCGACGGCGAGGCCCAGGTGGCCGCGGGCCGCTACACCGATTCGCTGGTGCGCCAGGACGGGAAGTGGCTGTTCACCGAGCGGAAGGTCACCTTCTTCTGGTGGGTGCCCCTGACCGCCGGGTGGGACGCCGGGAGAATCGGCTGGGCCCCGGCCGACGGGGCCCTGGACCCTCGCTACCGGGGATGA
- a CDS encoding AMP-binding protein: MTPRLLDVFAGLADAEPDAVVLYDADAGRSPVRPVSRRQLRDLAAGMAEDLRAHGIGAGDCVGVWLPNWSHAVAAQFAALAVGAHVIGINTRYNVDEVAHVLRMARPRAVVIAHDFMNLDLGRVLRAAREAAATEPPVCLVTTAPGAAPASPDEVAAYDVGGGASAFPQASGGGELRPCPVPGLATAFTTSGSTGRPKLAAHGEPGMAEHLVAAGERIGLGPGDVMLGALPLSGVFGFVAAMAAVFSGAAVALEPVFDAEGVLTDMVRHRVTHVIGADDLLGRIERAWQDHPAPLPLRWIGIADFEGRSRQLAAWAEREFGTTVAGVYGSSELFALTAFWPRRYPPELRWSGGGQVVTEAIEVRVADPVTGETVPDGAEGEMQFRGPNVVDAYLGDPAVAGEVFTEDGWFRSGDLGRLVAPGTVQYLCRIGDVLRLRGFLVDPAEIETRLAAHPAVAMVKVVGVPGGDGGTIAVAFVVPYGPSRPGEDELKQWCAQTLAKFKVPSRVRLIDEMPTTSGTNGTKIRAAALRELALREGV; the protein is encoded by the coding sequence GTGACCCCGCGTCTGCTCGATGTGTTCGCCGGACTCGCCGACGCCGAACCCGACGCCGTGGTGCTGTACGACGCCGACGCCGGCCGTTCTCCGGTGCGGCCGGTCAGCAGGCGGCAGTTGCGTGACCTGGCCGCCGGAATGGCCGAGGATCTGCGCGCGCACGGGATCGGCGCGGGGGACTGCGTCGGTGTCTGGCTGCCGAACTGGTCCCACGCCGTCGCCGCGCAGTTCGCCGCCCTGGCGGTGGGAGCGCACGTCATCGGGATCAACACCCGGTACAACGTCGACGAGGTCGCGCACGTCCTGCGCATGGCCCGGCCCCGGGCGGTGGTGATCGCCCACGACTTCATGAATCTCGACCTCGGCCGGGTCCTGCGCGCGGCGCGCGAGGCGGCGGCGACCGAGCCGCCGGTGTGCCTGGTGACCACCGCGCCCGGGGCCGCACCGGCGTCCCCCGACGAGGTGGCGGCCTACGACGTGGGCGGTGGGGCGTCGGCGTTCCCCCAGGCGTCCGGTGGTGGTGAGCTGCGGCCGTGCCCGGTTCCGGGCCTGGCCACGGCGTTCACCACCTCGGGCTCGACCGGCCGCCCGAAACTGGCCGCCCACGGCGAACCCGGCATGGCCGAGCACCTCGTCGCCGCCGGCGAGCGCATCGGCCTGGGCCCCGGGGACGTCATGCTGGGCGCCCTCCCGTTGTCCGGGGTCTTCGGGTTCGTCGCGGCGATGGCCGCGGTCTTCTCCGGCGCCGCGGTGGCCCTGGAGCCGGTGTTCGACGCCGAGGGCGTCCTTACCGACATGGTGCGCCACCGGGTCACCCACGTCATCGGCGCCGACGACCTCCTCGGCCGCATCGAGCGGGCCTGGCAGGACCACCCCGCGCCCCTGCCGTTGCGGTGGATCGGGATCGCGGACTTCGAGGGCCGGTCCCGCCAGCTGGCGGCCTGGGCGGAGCGGGAGTTCGGCACCACCGTCGCCGGCGTGTACGGCTCGTCGGAGCTGTTCGCGCTGACCGCGTTCTGGCCCCGGCGGTATCCGCCGGAGCTGCGGTGGTCCGGGGGCGGCCAGGTGGTCACGGAGGCGATCGAGGTCCGCGTGGCCGACCCGGTCACCGGGGAAACCGTGCCGGACGGCGCCGAGGGCGAGATGCAGTTCCGCGGTCCGAATGTCGTCGACGCCTACCTCGGTGATCCCGCGGTCGCCGGCGAGGTGTTCACCGAGGACGGCTGGTTCCGCAGCGGCGACCTCGGCCGGCTGGTCGCCCCGGGAACCGTGCAGTACCTCTGCCGGATCGGTGACGTGCTGCGGTTGCGGGGATTCCTGGTCGACCCGGCCGAGATCGAAACCCGGCTGGCGGCGCACCCCGCGGTCGCGATGGTCAAAGTCGTGGGCGTGCCCGGCGGCGACGGCGGCACCATCGCTGTGGCCTTCGTGGTGCCCTACGGCCCGTCCCGGCCCGGCGAAGACGAGCTCAAGCAGTGGTGCGCCCAGACCCTGGCCAAGTTCAAAGTGCCATCCCGGGTCCGCCTGATCGACGAAATGCCCACCACCTCCGGCACGAACGGAACCAAGATCCGCGCCGCCGCACTGCGCGAGCTGGCACTGCGAGAGGGAGTCTGA
- a CDS encoding SDR family NAD(P)-dependent oxidoreductase, producing the protein MPGMLGPLLVTPTRTLLITGASSGLGRAFAQRALAAGHTVVGTVRKDDDLARFEALAPTRAHGRLFDVTDDKAVFDVAG; encoded by the coding sequence ATGCCCGGTATGCTGGGTCCGCTACTGGTGACCCCGACGCGAACCTTGCTGATCACCGGTGCGAGCAGCGGTTTGGGCCGCGCCTTCGCGCAGCGGGCGCTGGCCGCGGGCCACACGGTCGTCGGCACGGTGCGCAAGGACGACGACCTGGCCCGGTTCGAGGCCCTGGCGCCGACGCGCGCCCACGGGCGGCTCTTCGACGTGACCGACGACAAGGCGGTGTTCGACGTGGCCGGGTAA
- a CDS encoding MarR family transcriptional regulator, with the protein MLLYATPILRIAQHVEGAENGRLRRRRGRMVANVGDFEVLRALRRIGPPYAMTPSQLRAEMLISSSGLTGRLHRLERDGWIMREPRPTTSAASWSP; encoded by the coding sequence ATGCTGCTGTACGCGACCCCGATCCTGCGGATCGCGCAGCACGTGGAGGGCGCGGAGAACGGCCGGCTGCGCCGCCGGCGCGGGCGGATGGTCGCCAACGTGGGCGACTTCGAGGTGCTGCGGGCGCTGCGCCGCATCGGGCCGCCATACGCGATGACGCCGTCCCAGTTGCGCGCGGAGATGCTGATCTCGTCCTCCGGCCTCACCGGACGGTTGCACCGGCTGGAGCGCGACGGCTGGATCATGCGCGAGCCTCGGCCGACGACCAGCGCAGCGTCCTGGTCACCCTGA
- a CDS encoding TetR/AcrR family transcriptional regulator, with the protein MNSRSAAAALITETGRGTKAAILNAALAAFGEKGFNGASTRDVAAGAGTSLSNLYNYFPSKSHLLAELLQRANDELLNRTSTAVQPAGDDPADRMREAVKAYVGFVVDHQTAALVAISEIRYLHGEHRERVVRARDSTQAIFGEIIAEGVAQGRFTTPYPDGAARNTVSMCSAISTWYRAGGRLSRKALAEQHARYTLALLETRD; encoded by the coding sequence ATGAACAGTCGTTCTGCTGCTGCCGCGCTGATCACCGAAACCGGCCGGGGCACCAAGGCGGCGATCCTCAACGCAGCCCTGGCCGCGTTCGGCGAAAAGGGCTTCAACGGCGCCTCGACACGCGATGTGGCCGCCGGCGCCGGAACCAGCCTGTCCAACCTCTACAACTACTTCCCGTCGAAGTCGCACCTGCTCGCCGAACTGCTCCAGCGGGCCAACGACGAGCTGCTGAACCGCACCAGCACCGCGGTCCAGCCCGCCGGGGACGACCCGGCCGACCGGATGCGGGAAGCGGTCAAGGCCTACGTCGGGTTCGTCGTGGACCACCAGACGGCGGCACTGGTCGCCATCAGCGAGATCCGCTACCTCCACGGCGAGCACCGGGAACGGGTCGTCCGCGCCCGCGACAGCACCCAGGCCATCTTCGGGGAGATCATCGCCGAGGGCGTCGCCCAGGGCCGGTTCACCACCCCCTACCCCGACGGCGCCGCACGGAACACCGTGTCGATGTGCTCGGCGATCTCCACCTGGTACCGCGCTGGCGGGCGCCTCTCCCGGAAGGCCCTCGCCGAGCAGCACGCCCGGTACACGCTCGCCCTGCTCGAAACCCGCGACTGA
- a CDS encoding acetyl-CoA C-acetyltransferase has protein sequence MNHEVVICHPLRTPVGRYGGAFRTLSATELAAQTLRQLIERTGLPVDRVDDVRLGQCYPSGESPAIGRVAALDAGLPVTVPGAQIDRRCGSGLQAVIDATMSVATGAAEVVIAGGAESMSNVEFYTDEIRWGVKGDGPRLHDRLARARVTAGGKDHPVPGGMLETAENLRREYSISRREQDEWALRSHERAVKAAADGRFAEEILPVTVPGRRGAPATLVDTDEHPRPDVSLDALSELRPVMVNSDPEATVTAGNASGQNDGAAACIVTTRDAAAELGLTPILRLVSWAVAGVPPRTMGLGPVPAVAKALDRAGLALSDIELVEINEAFAAQVIACFREWDLTDRDLERVNVSGSGISLGHPVGATGARILATLAHEMRRRGARYGLETMCIGGGQGLAAVLELVE, from the coding sequence ATGAACCACGAGGTCGTCATCTGCCACCCCCTGCGCACCCCCGTCGGCCGCTACGGCGGCGCGTTCCGGACGCTGTCGGCGACCGAGCTCGCCGCGCAGACCCTGCGGCAGCTGATCGAGCGGACCGGCCTGCCGGTGGACCGGGTCGACGACGTGCGTCTCGGGCAGTGCTATCCCAGCGGGGAGAGCCCGGCGATCGGCCGGGTCGCCGCGCTCGACGCCGGCCTGCCGGTGACCGTGCCAGGCGCGCAGATCGACCGCCGCTGCGGATCCGGACTGCAAGCCGTCATCGACGCCACCATGAGCGTCGCCACCGGCGCCGCCGAGGTCGTCATCGCCGGGGGCGCCGAATCGATGAGCAACGTCGAGTTCTATACCGACGAGATCCGCTGGGGTGTCAAGGGCGACGGGCCCCGGCTGCACGACAGGCTCGCGCGGGCCCGGGTGACCGCCGGCGGGAAGGACCACCCGGTGCCGGGCGGGATGCTCGAGACGGCCGAGAACCTGCGGCGCGAGTACTCGATCTCCCGGCGGGAACAGGACGAGTGGGCGCTGCGCTCCCACGAGCGTGCGGTGAAGGCCGCCGCCGACGGCCGCTTCGCCGAGGAGATCCTGCCGGTCACCGTGCCCGGCCGTCGCGGTGCGCCCGCCACCCTCGTCGACACCGACGAGCACCCGAGGCCCGACGTCTCGCTCGACGCGCTGAGCGAACTGCGGCCGGTCATGGTGAACAGCGACCCGGAGGCGACCGTCACCGCGGGCAACGCCAGCGGCCAGAACGACGGCGCGGCCGCGTGCATCGTCACCACCCGGGACGCCGCGGCGGAGCTGGGTCTCACGCCGATCCTGCGCCTGGTCAGCTGGGCGGTGGCCGGGGTGCCGCCGCGCACCATGGGCCTCGGACCGGTACCGGCGGTCGCGAAGGCACTGGACCGCGCCGGCCTCGCACTGTCCGACATCGAACTGGTGGAGATCAACGAGGCGTTCGCCGCCCAGGTGATCGCCTGCTTCCGGGAATGGGACCTCACCGATCGCGACCTGGAGCGGGTCAACGTCAGTGGATCGGGTATCTCGCTTGGCCATCCGGTCGGTGCCACCGGCGCCCGGATCCTGGCCACGCTGGCTCACGAGATGCGCCGCCGCGGGGCGCGCTACGGCCTGGAGACGATGTGCATCGGCGGCGGCCAGGGACTCGCTGCCGTCCTGGAGCTGGTCGAATGA
- a CDS encoding alpha/beta fold hydrolase: MTVHTVTAHHLVLHDRIGFVQDATPREPNGTTLVLVHTAGQSGVQWRHALRSLSELGYRVLVPDLPGHGHSEPAPGGAVRDLREYADWLVRLLEVLEVTRPVVVGCSIGGKIAQDLAARYGDRLDAAVSMCAESGPGRVQLHALERELEDSAAAARADRTHLGTRAVVGRRVARGRAELIARMHCREDPLVSTSDLIGWGAHDVRPLLPRIPCPITFVAGEDDLWVDARSVAESARQAPDGRFVLLPGYGHYPMEEMDDFAKVLDGWLGEMKEGRP; encoded by the coding sequence ATGACGGTCCACACCGTGACCGCACACCACCTGGTGCTGCACGACCGCATCGGGTTCGTGCAGGACGCTACGCCGAGGGAGCCGAACGGAACCACGTTGGTGCTGGTACACACCGCAGGGCAGAGTGGTGTGCAGTGGCGGCACGCGCTGCGGTCGCTGAGCGAACTGGGATACCGCGTGCTCGTGCCCGATCTGCCGGGGCACGGGCATTCCGAGCCTGCGCCCGGGGGCGCGGTGCGGGACCTGCGCGAGTACGCGGACTGGCTCGTGCGGCTGCTGGAGGTCCTGGAGGTGACGCGGCCGGTGGTGGTCGGCTGCTCGATCGGCGGCAAGATCGCCCAGGACCTCGCGGCGCGGTACGGCGACCGGCTGGACGCGGCGGTGTCGATGTGCGCCGAGTCCGGACCGGGACGGGTCCAGCTGCATGCGCTGGAACGGGAACTGGAGGACAGCGCCGCCGCCGCGCGTGCCGATCGCACTCACCTGGGCACCCGCGCGGTCGTCGGCCGCCGGGTGGCCCGCGGGCGCGCCGAGCTGATCGCGCGCATGCACTGCCGGGAGGACCCGCTGGTGTCCACCAGCGACCTCATCGGGTGGGGCGCGCATGACGTGCGCCCGCTGCTGCCGCGCATCCCGTGCCCGATCACGTTCGTGGCCGGCGAGGACGACCTGTGGGTCGATGCGCGATCGGTGGCCGAGTCCGCCCGGCAGGCGCCGGACGGCCGGTTCGTGCTCCTGCCGGGATACGGGCACTACCCGATGGAGGAGATGGACGACTTCGCGAAGGTCCTGGACGGTTGGCTGGGTGAGATGAAGGAGGGACGACCGTGA
- a CDS encoding MaoC/PaaZ C-terminal domain-containing protein, with protein MYFEDFRVGQRFTAGPRVVTEEDLARFTALSGDDHPLHTSVEYARGTSFGEPVLQGSFGAAVAAGLWTRLGLVSASIVAATEESWTYHRPIKVGDELSLAVTIVRLQDSRGGGQGLVTRYNELRDGAGTVIQSGTATALVRAGDGGPRPVNRDVGTVAWGKALAEGLTANAAFLSAVASWDGTIGLRGGEHEVHLRIYRGRIIDVTRRSPHGATFTFGAPDRIWADLLTAEESRFGARLMTGEFASSGDPYEYLRLTKALEIIVDVARELARTEHTEVVA; from the coding sequence ATGTACTTCGAGGACTTCCGGGTCGGGCAGCGGTTCACGGCGGGACCGAGGGTGGTGACCGAGGAGGACCTGGCGCGGTTCACCGCCCTCAGCGGCGACGACCACCCCCTGCACACCAGCGTCGAGTACGCCCGGGGCACGTCGTTCGGGGAACCGGTCCTGCAGGGTTCCTTCGGTGCGGCGGTGGCGGCCGGCCTGTGGACCCGGCTGGGGCTGGTGAGCGCGTCGATCGTGGCGGCGACCGAGGAGAGCTGGACCTACCACCGGCCGATCAAGGTGGGGGACGAGCTCTCGCTCGCGGTGACGATCGTCCGCCTGCAGGACAGCCGCGGGGGCGGCCAGGGACTGGTGACCCGGTACAACGAGCTGCGCGACGGTGCCGGCACCGTGATCCAGTCGGGCACGGCCACCGCGCTCGTGCGGGCGGGCGACGGAGGGCCGCGACCCGTGAACCGGGACGTGGGCACGGTGGCATGGGGGAAAGCGCTTGCCGAGGGGCTGACGGCGAACGCGGCGTTCCTGTCCGCGGTGGCGTCCTGGGACGGCACCATCGGACTGCGCGGTGGTGAGCACGAAGTCCACCTGCGCATCTACCGGGGCCGGATCATCGACGTGACCCGCCGGTCGCCGCACGGCGCCACGTTCACCTTCGGTGCGCCCGACCGGATCTGGGCGGATCTGCTGACCGCGGAGGAGAGCCGGTTCGGTGCCCGGTTGATGACCGGGGAGTTCGCCTCCAGCGGTGATCCGTACGAATACCTCCGGCTGACCAAGGCCCTGGAGATCATCGTGGACGTCGCCCGCGAGCTCGCCCGGACCGAGCACACCGAGGTGGTCGCATGA
- a CDS encoding enolase C-terminal domain-like protein has protein sequence MVLTRLLVVHRLHFLSSLDSPQEVSQPGSRWSPVTATETRSIADVAAAAGIPAHTGTSIDGPVGTAASLHLACALPAVTWGSELFGPLLMRAEHLATPLRYEGGAAPARRARLRGRARPGRGARVLPEVTRPAALGVEARPSSEERVLWRARRGARPVRPVLGYGVAEAGLRCVSTRVRACPRRGDVRGAARALGRPHHVEGAFRPGGHGQDRARRRVRSLPGAPRRPGAGPGVGQRRASGDRARRASAAGTGRCRLRGLSWPIQRPLSTPSAVQAGAAGG, from the coding sequence GTGGTTCTGACTCGTCTTCTCGTCGTCCATCGGCTCCATTTCCTCAGTTCTCTTGACAGTCCGCAGGAAGTGTCACAACCGGGGTCACGGTGGTCACCTGTGACGGCGACGGAAACCAGGTCCATCGCGGACGTCGCGGCGGCCGCCGGGATCCCCGCCCACACGGGCACGTCCATCGACGGTCCGGTCGGCACCGCGGCCTCGCTGCACCTGGCGTGCGCACTGCCCGCGGTGACCTGGGGGAGCGAGCTGTTCGGGCCCCTGCTGATGCGTGCCGAGCACCTCGCCACCCCGCTGCGCTACGAGGGGGGAGCTGCACCTGCCCGACGGGCCCGGCTTCGGGGTCGAGCTCGACCCGGACGCGGTGCGCGCGTTCTCCCGGAGGTGACCAGGCCGGCCGCGCTCGGCGTTGAGGCCCGCCCCTCGTCGGAAGAACGCGTGCTGTGGCGGGCTCGGCGAGGTGCCCGCCCGGTTCGGCCCGTCCTTGGTTACGGCGTGGCCGAGGCCGGCTTGCGCTGCGTCTCGACCCGCGTCCGGGCCTGCCCGAGGCGCGGAGACGTGCGCGGGGCGGCGCGAGCACTCGGCCGTCCGCACCACGTCGAGGGGGCGTTCCGGCCGGGCGGGCACGGGCAGGACCGAGCTCGTCGTCGCGTCCGGTCGCTACCGGGGGCGCCTCGACGGCCTGGGGCCGGTCCCGGTGTGGGGCAGCGGCGAGCATCGGGTGATCGTGCCCGTCGCGCCAGTGCGGCTGGGACCGGTCGGTGTCGACTACGTGGCCTGTCGTGGCCGATCCAGCGTCCACTGTCGACTCCGTCCGCGGTGCAGGCCGGCGCCGCCGGGGGTTGA